From the genome of Chloroflexota bacterium, one region includes:
- a CDS encoding dienelactone hydrolase family protein, with translation MPHNYTTDQYEGMIAETITIKGANGDAINTYFARPLGDGPFPAMVLIHHLPGWDELYRDFARKFAHHGYLAISPDLYHRFGHGTPDDVAAQARAEGGAPDDQVVADMSAAADYIRSLPYSNGKVGVFGTCSGGRHAFLCACRSTSFDAAVECWGGRVVQAEDDRPPQQPVAPIDYTADLSCPLLGLFGAEDASPTPEQVDQHEAALKAAGKDYEFHMYEGAGHGFFYYDRGAYRQEQAVDGWNKLFDFIGKHLS, from the coding sequence ATACGACAGACCAGTATGAAGGAATGATCGCGGAGACCATCACCATAAAGGGCGCGAATGGGGATGCCATCAACACCTACTTCGCGCGACCGCTGGGCGATGGTCCGTTCCCCGCGATGGTGCTTATTCACCACCTGCCGGGCTGGGACGAGCTGTACCGCGACTTCGCGCGCAAGTTCGCGCATCACGGCTATCTGGCAATCTCGCCGGACCTGTATCACCGCTTTGGGCATGGCACGCCGGACGATGTTGCGGCGCAGGCTCGCGCAGAAGGCGGCGCACCGGATGACCAGGTAGTCGCCGATATGTCCGCAGCCGCCGACTACATCCGCTCGCTGCCGTACTCAAACGGCAAGGTGGGCGTGTTCGGCACATGCTCGGGCGGGCGGCACGCCTTCCTGTGCGCCTGCCGCTCGACTTCGTTCGACGCTGCGGTCGAGTGCTGGGGCGGGCGCGTCGTGCAGGCGGAGGACGACAGGCCACCACAGCAGCCGGTCGCGCCGATAGACTACACCGCAGACCTGTCATGCCCGCTGCTGGGGCTGTTCGGCGCAGAGGACGCAAGCCCGACGCCTGAGCAGGTGGACCAGCACGAGGCAGCGCTGAAGGCCGCCGGCAAGGACTACGAGTTCCACATGTACGAGGGCGCGGGGCACGGCTTCTTCTACTATGACCGCGGCGCGTACCGGCAGGAGCAGGCAGTGGACGGGTGGAACAAGCTCTTCGACTTCATCGGCAAGCACCTGAGTTAA